The region ATATGGCGGTGTTGTCGTGCACCATGTGGCACTTATGTTTGAATTATATTTGTACGGAAAAATGTGTGTTTCTATAAATCGTgtatttggaattttttatttttattttttaatttttctcaatagaaagaaactattttttttttttagcttcttttGATCATTTTATTTATCCCTACTAAATAAGTAATTAATCATAGTTCTTCGGATCGAGTGGTAACAGtaccaggaaaaaaaattgtttttcgttTCATTCACTGTCCATAAGAGTTGGAGAAAGAGGGACGGCTTCCGCCTTTCATTCCTCATCTACTAAGATTTTTGTCAAcatttcactttcttttctGTTTACTGTTACTTAAAGAGAGCATAAAAAATCATGAGCCCATAGGAGAaggatttctttttcattttcattttcattaaataattaagagaatgaaaaaataaaaatagaagaaatttATCAACTTGAAGATAGTATTCAAAGTTAGAAAATGATTCAGAtatttattaaactgacatttGTCCTTGGAACatgatattttcatataatctttttaaaatagaaaatgatagatttataaCATCAcaacaacaactgcacaacattCCTTCACATGAGGTGGGGCCCAGTGTATGGAGGCCCACTCCTATGTGAGGGaggagaaatgatccatacactcatttctcacaatattttcacaacaagctgacgtggctggtaatattttattatttttttgttttgttttcatttttttttgtaaaaaaataataaaatattaccagcacgtcagcttgttgtggggctgttgtgagaaatgagtgtagggatcatttctcaagaGGGagtgttgtgcaattgttgtggtggtgttgtgtaagaatcaaatcccatttaaggaaaaaaaaaaaaaaaaaaaaaaaaaaaaaaaaaaaaaaaaaaaaaaaaaacctttattcTTACCCTATATGTTGCTGGCCTGCCCGTGGGGACCATATAAAAAATGATACTTATCTTTGTATAATGTTATTAGGATAAAGAAGGGGATATATGATAATatgagaagagaaaaataagaaagaggcAGGATCAAAGAAACATGTGATGATCGCATAGTCACGTGTCCACCCAGATAGGGACGATTGTTCTACTTCCTAGACTCATGGCAGATATATAGATAGATCATAGAAGAGATATCTCTCGTGTATCAGAGAAAAGGAgtagacccccccccccccaatatTTCTCTTCTCATTATACTTGGTTTGCTTGGAGAGGAATGACTACACCCTTACCCATTACAGCAGCAGTAGTTACACCCATCGCTTCTtctttatcatcatcatcatcatcatcatccctCCCCTCTTCCATAGACGCTAATAGAACAGGAAATGTCTCGATGAAGTCATCTCTTTCGTTTGCAGTTACGTTCTCTTTTTCACCTTGTGTTACTGTTCCCCACCTCAACCTCCAAAGAAGAATAAGAACGAGGATGATTTCTTGCGAGGTCGCCCTCAAATCAGATTCCACggcctcttcctcctcctccgtTGACAAAGACGATTCCTCATCAGCATCATCAGCGCTACCCGAGGAGGCCAAGAAGATCGGAGCCAGGGTTAGGGTTAAGGTGCCTTTGAAGGTGTACCATGTTCCCAGGGTGCCGGAGGTGGATCTGACTGGTATGGAAGGCGAGCTTAAGCAGTACGTTGGGCTCTGGAAGGGGAAGAGAATCTCCGCCAATTTTCCTTTCAAGGTCGAGTTCCGTACTGAAATCGAAGGCCGCGGCCCCGTCAAGTTCTTTGCCCATCTCAAGGAGGACGAGTTCGAATATCTCTGAAGAGAAAGTCTAGTCGGGTCAATTGTTGCACCCTTCTATGTAACCTCCCcgacctttttatttttaaaatcctaTTATTATGcttttgttatattaattactCCTACTTATTAAAGTTGTTGcgttttttttccttgttttgagAACCAATCTTTGCATAATTAACCTCAATGTTGTTGTTCTCGCAAGTAGATTCCGAGTGCTCAAATTAAGAATAACTCCACCTTCGCCCATTGCCTTctaatttctcatttttagataGACAGCACTCTACTTGTACCACGCTTTGGGAATTGTATGGTTTTACAAGTTTACTGATTCTTCTTCGGACAAACCATGTTTCTTGGATGCCTCTTTGCTTATTGGAATGCTCCTTGACTTGTGCTTCTATCAATTGAATTTCTTTTCCTTGATTAATGTAAGGTTATGTGAATTGCGGAATTTTACATTAACTCCAATAGTGTCATAAATTTTTCATGGTTGTGAGCCATGATACTCCAAATAGACGGAAAATACTTTAGCCGGTAGTGGCTGAAGGCATGGAAAAAGAACGGTGGGATCTCCACATATTTTCAGTTAGCCTGGTGGCTGGAGGTACAAATTAACGAATATGAGACTATATTTCGCTACAAGAATAATCATTTCTTTAGTGTTACTCAGATAGTTAGTTGGTTCTGATATTGTATAGACAAAGGTTAACTCTGCCGCCCTGTGACTCCTATTGGGTTTTACGAATTTGATGTAATCTTTGGTTGATCTTGGTTGTACCATATTGCAACATCTAGAAAAGCTATAATTCACCCTCCTTTTTCTGTGGGATGGACTTGTCAATAAGATCAAAGACTGTAATGATCTTTTCGGGCTTTTGTACCAGGTTCGCTGTCCGTGGAATGCCCTGGTATTTCCCAAGTTCTTTAAGAAATTATTGATACATCATCATAATGAATTGAAGCAGTAGTTTTTAAGTTCTATTCTTTGGCTATTGTATTTTCTATAACTTGCCATGTTCATTAAAATTGCCCACAGAAATGTTTCTTTCATTTGGCTGCGAAAAATAGACTCATGATAATGCGTTTTACATCTTGCAGTTTACTGTAACATACAATTTCTGTTTCCTTTTAAAGATATAAAACTGCACTTTAAGGTTAGATTTGGAGTAACCCTGTAACATAGTTGGGTGTTATGTTGTGGGCCATGGGAACACTTTATCTGTTATCTTTTAGTATCATTTTTTGCAAGAAGTTACCATTCTGTTATCTGTTTCAACTTTCAAAGCACTAATGATTCAAACAGGGTTTGAAGTATCcgtgttattatattttctgcCATTCTTAATGCTAGACAGTGTGCTATTATTCCTTCTTAGAAGACACTCTTatccaaattaaagaaaatccTGCAATTGTACctgcatttttatttgttatgaaTAGATTCAGCAGAAATGAAGCTTATcaaatttttgttgttgaaagGAGGAAGGGTGTTGACATTCATGCTTAGTATATATTACTGCAATGATTGAGTATATGAAGGTTGCAATTGTTAGAACTTAATTGATTTGGGGGCAGAGGGGGCAGCTGTGACCAACTCCGATTCTATGGTGTACTTTCTACTAGGCTTGTGCCCTCCAGTTCACCAATGAGATCATTTGATTAGTGATGTTGTATCATAACataatgtattttttatataattcaaGATGATCCGAGAAGTTGCAACTTTGCCTGAAGACATAGCTATGGGATTGTGCCATGCAGCAACCTTAGGGACCACTTAGGCACAGGACCTGTGTCATCCTTTGCAACTACGATTATGATTAGTATTTTGTAGGGCATCTAGATACATGAATGACAATGTAAGGAAGAGAGGTTGATAAGTTTATGCCTGTTCCATGCAATTCAATTTGATTGATGTTCTTCCATATCTTGCCAGATACATGAATTACATGGTTCTTTTTCCTTCATGTGGCATGGGAAAGCGCATGCATGCATTGGCTTATGGGTAGAGGAACATTTGAGTTGCATAAATCTGAAATTGCTGGAGTGCCGTCATGTTTGATAGCGTGCATTTTCACTTCAGGGCTGAGGGCTGCTCGTGTTGGCAATAATCTGCCCAATCCTTCATTGCACAATATGACTATTTTGGTGAAGCTCATCAAACTTTTGACTGCCCTATAGGGATTGTCATTTCTTGGTGATCCAATGAGATGCAAGCTTATGGCGTCATTAGATCATTTATAGATATGGTCTAATGGTTTGCCTTTGATATTATGAATATGTAGTGCCATAGTGGCACCGATGTGCTTGAATCCTCCTCTTTCCTTGCTgagggaaaagggaaaaaagaaaatggttttttgTTCGTAATGTTGCCTTAAAGTCAAAACATGTTGCCAAGTTTAATTTTCTCCGACTTGCATACTCTCTCGATGGCCTCATATGTTACAGCCCGAATCAAATTGAGCTGCAGTTTTGACgggtttgtttggcaaagaatATAACAttacagagtagtgggttgttagttttgaaattagtaaaaagtaatgatatgatataaaataaaaagaatttatataaaaaagtgaaaaaaaatttgtattgtagtgaatttttttatttgaatagtaataaaaaattattgatgtgatataaaaagtgaaaaaagtatgaatgttttgatgtgaattgttgttagaaaaaataaaaaagtgaaaaaaaaagtatagtGAATAGTGCCAAGCACTATCCTGTCCTGTAACCATGTTTATCAAACAAGGCCGACGTCTTGGCAATGTATTGGGTGGAAGATAGCTTCAACTGTACGAATTATTTGGCGGTGACAGTGCAGACtacttaaaattaaaaggatTTAATGCAGGAGGGAAACGTAGATTAAACCTTGATTCTCCTCTTTTCCCTGTAGAATCAAACATGTTAATGAGTACGGGATCATATCCACAATAGAACAACAAACCTTCATTGAGCATTGATCGGTGATTGAGTACCTGAGAATCGCAACAGTGTAAGCGTGTAAAGGCATCAACCGGGTTCCTAGCCTCTTTGCTTTATTTACTTTGCGCACATAAAGAATAATAGTTATGAGTAATGCCATTTTTTACGTCTAGTTTATCTTGTAATAATGTGTTTTAAGGGGCTTTTTATGTCAgctgtttaaaaaaataaaataaaaggttggTGTAAAATAAGTATGATAAATATGTGAAGATTAGCATTACTTATAAGTTGATGTGTGAGGAGTAGCATTACTTCATAAATTATACTAGATGCCCTagacaaaataatttattgagaaaaaaatataaattactttATCATTTTGGCTCCAATGAGAAAAATCTTAACTATGCCATTGTTTGTTGCTGATTCCTGGTGCTGAGTGTTCACATAGACAACAGGAGTGGAAAGCTAGTATTGagttagacttttttttttcttttttttttaagatacgTGAAAAGGAATTACAAATTAAAGTCAAAGCTAAACTTTAGacttaaagaaaatgaaattacaaTAAACGAGGGTTGAGCAACCCAACAATAAACACCTAAAAATGCAATTATGCGGAGGCAATGCATCAATGAATGACGCGGGCCTATTGATTATGGCACGGATGCCAAGAACCCGAGCTACCAATGAAGGTGGTTAAATGTGTATATAGTGTCCAAATGACTCAAATACCGGTTGCATAACAATTACATGAAACACAAAGAAGATACCTAAAAAaagctggaaaaaaaaaactagggaaatgataaaaaaataaaggaacaaCACACTGGCAACTGGTGGAGCGGCGATCGCTTGCCGGCAAGTGAATACCACATGCCAGAGATGGTGTAACCCTCGGGTAAATAACATACTAAGACTATTAGTGCATAAGTATAATTATATGcatgtgtatgtgtatgtgtgcaAAGGTATGGgttttaaataatttagtagtaaattaattagaattttatatatatagaagtcgatcgagcgatgtTATTTCAGCCGAAATCAATTGAGCGACTTTGGAGTCGAAGTCAATCGAGCGACTAAAGTGTCGATCGAGTGACTTTATTATTCAATATGATGCAGCTTACGTATAAGCTATAGGTGTCGATCATGTTTTTTCTAATTCTTGAACCCACTTCGTGTAATTGGTTTCAAAAGATTAAAATCTATCTAGTTAGTTTAGTTAGCTGAGTTTGgttcaaaataaactaaatttgGCTTGTACGATGCAATTATGACTTAATATATGAACATATAATCTTGAGAGATATGAATTGcgattttgttgaaaatcttaCAACCATATGTCATTAATCCAGCCATTAAAGGGGTTTGTACTATTTTAATCTTAGCCTTACAAGTCTTCTATACATGGAACTGATGATCGACCAATTCCTGCACCAAGAAACTAGAAAATCCATCGAGCTCTTCACATATAACTCAATGTTTTCCACTTCTTTTGAGTGTTGGAACCTTGCTATAGAATTCCCTTGTTCTTCTAAGCTTCCAACAATTATAGAACTAAGATTGAAGCCTTTAATCACCCTCATTCCATCGCAAAACCAGTAGAAAACCATAGTAGAAACTGTCCCTGTTTTAAGACCCAAAAACAGAGTATCACTTTCACGTTGGTGCTCTTTCATTTATGGACAAcagctcttcttttcttttgggttaCTTTGGAGTAGCATTAGTGAGTATTTTCTTCCTCTAAACACTGATTCATTTCTTTTAGACCATGattgttattctttttcttttaagaaagaAACAACCTTGTGTGTGTACATAAAAGTTTCAGGCCAAAAAACCAGCAACCAATCTGTAAGTTTAACTTTGATGTTAGATTATAttagtatatattatattatgtgTCCTACTTGACACCTCTCTTATCTCTTGGCGCAGTAAGAAACAATCTGTTGTTGCTCATTCTAGCACCGAGGCAGAATATCATGCTTTAGCTGACACCATTTCAAAGCTCCTTTGGTTGTAATGACTTCTACAAGATATGTGTGTCTCTCTCTCCTCAGCTACTCTTGTCTACTGTGACAATAGAAGTGCTATTCAGATTGCCCataatgatgtttttcatgaacagaccaaacatattgagattgattgtcaCTTTGTCCGTCATCATTTTTTTCAGGGCTCTCTACAACTTCATTCTGTTACATCTGATAATCAATTCGCGGACCTCTTCACAAAGTCTCATCCTCTAGGGCAGTTCCGCGATCTTGTGTCCAACCTTAAGATGGTCTCTTAcactccaccttgagtttgaggggaggtgttaaattatgttaatatatattatattatgtgTACGTATGTATTGTCCCACATGTGTTATGTTCCACATGGGTTATTGACGTGTATCTCTATGATTACTAGCTTTTATATATAAGCCCCTCATGTACAGCATAACGTGTAATTCAATATATAACTTTTCTCTCtcaagagttgaaaaaaaatatatggattATGGGTGTAAGTTGGTTTTTACGTATgacaaagtatatatataattaatatgtgtGGGTGGGTGTTTCAAATATGAAAGGAGAGAGAGACTAAGTGAAGAAGTGTAGGAATGTTGTGTGTTATGTAACTTATGttgctgtttttgtgttttggtagAGGAAGGAGTGCTAATGAAAGTGTGTGAGTGCATGCCGTGAAGAAGAATATAAGAGAAGTGAGTTTTTTTTGGTATGGGTATGTGCTGTGAAGAGTTTAGTGTTATGTGTTGCATGTTGTGGGTGGTTTTGTTAAAGAAATATGAGTGCGTGTCTCGGTGAAAAAGGAGAGATGTGTGCGTGGTGAAGAAAACATAAGTGTAGGCCATATGCATACGTGTGTACTAATTagtgttaaaagaaaaagagttatatatatatatatatataaaaataaacgGGTTAAGACCTTTGGCTCTTAATCTCctgggacctttggattccaataacaaacaaataagctttaagtgaggggGGCCGTTGACTTCCACAACACGTTAATCCGGACTGTTGGCTCCATTATGAGAGGATtgcaaaaagagaaataatcaATACATTGCATTTAAAATTGTCATATTATTACTTTATGATTATGtctatattcaatttatgtctatga is a window of Alnus glutinosa chromosome 4, dhAlnGlut1.1, whole genome shotgun sequence DNA encoding:
- the LOC133866921 gene encoding ferredoxin-thioredoxin reductase subunit A2, chloroplastic-like, with the translated sequence MTTPLPITAAVVTPIASSLSSSSSSSSLPSSIDANRTGNVSMKSSLSFAVTFSFSPCVTVPHLNLQRRIRTRMISCEVALKSDSTASSSSSVDKDDSSSASSALPEEAKKIGARVRVKVPLKVYHVPRVPEVDLTGMEGELKQYVGLWKGKRISANFPFKVEFRTEIEGRGPVKFFAHLKEDEFEYL